The Narcine bancroftii isolate sNarBan1 chromosome 8, sNarBan1.hap1, whole genome shotgun sequence region CCTTCTGAGGAAAGGTTAAGTCAAcatggacttttctccttggagtgacagagaATAACGGATGATCTGATAGAGGTgggcaagatgatgagaggcattaatGATGTGGATGGTCAGAGgcagtttcccagggcagaaatgaTTAACATGAGGGAGCATAGacttaaggtgcttgggagtaaataCGGAGTGGGGGTGGGTGTAAGAAGCAAGTTCTTTTCATAGAAAATGGAAGGTACATGGAATGCGGTGCTGACACTGGTGGTGGAGCCAGGTAAGAATAGGATCTTTtattagataggtatatggaactgaaataaatggaaggttatgcagaagggaaattctaggcagtagATACAGTAggtattaggtcagcacaacactgtgggctgaagggcccgttcTGAGATGTGGATATCTACAAACATACATGTCATTACATACAACTCTGAAACTGTCCAAAATATGAGCCCTGATTGTTTGTCTTATTCATTTTAACTGAATGAGCCTAAACTCCAGGTGTTGTTCCCCCACCAAAAGATTTTTACATAATCAGCAACATATGCCATTCTCATGATCTTTTATGAACTGTGAAGACCTCCCTTTGAGGAGATGGACCCAATGGACCTCTCCTTCAGAGGAAACTTCCTCACTTCTTACCTCGACGTTGCACCCCTTACCTTGACGTTGCACCCCTTACCTTGACGTTGCACCCCTTACCTTGACGTTGCACCCCTTACCTTGACGTTGCACCCCTTACCTTGACGTTGCACCCCTTACCTTGACGTTGCACCCCTTACCTTGACGTTGCACCCCTTACCTTGACGTTGCACCCCTTACCTTGACGTTGCACCCCTTACCTTGACGTTGCACCCCTTACCTTGACGTTGCACCCCTTACCTTGACGTTGCACCCCTTACCTTGACGTTGCACCCCTTACCTTGACGTTGCACCCCTTACCTTGACGTTGCACCCCTTACCTTGACGTTGCACCCCTTACCTTGACGTTGCACCCCTTACCTTGACGTTGCACCCCTTACCTTGACGTTGCACCCCTTACCTTGACGTTGCACCCCTTACCTTGACGTTGCACCCCTTACCTTGACGTTGCACCCCTTACCTTGACGTTGCACCCCTTACCTTGACGTTGCACCCCTTACCTTGACGTTGCACCCCTTACCTTGACGTTGCACCCCTTACCTTGACGTTGCACCCCTTACCTTGACGTTGCACCCCTTACCTTGACGTTGCACCCCTTACCTTGACGTTGCACCCCTTACCTTGACGTTGCACCCCTTACCTTGACGTTGCACCCCTTACCTTGACGTTGCACCCCTTACCTTGACGTTGCACCCCTTACCTTGACGTTGCACCCCTTACCTTGACGTTGCACCCCTTACCTTGACGTTGCACCCCTTACCTTGACGTTGCACCCCTTACCTTGACGTTGTACTTCTTCCTGGCGATGCCCACTTTGACTCCCAGGTAAGCCAGCATGACCCAGCTGTAAATGAACACCAGGATGACGTAGCCGAACTGAGGGGGGACGAGGTGAGTCGGGTGGGGGGTCGCGCTTTGTGGCGGCACGTACTGCATCGGGGCGGCGGGTGACCTGGAAGATGTACGCCCTGCAGACTCCGGTACAGACCGAGGCCGCTGATCCCTCCGCGGGTCAAAGGAGCTCGCGGAGGCGCGACCTCCCAGCGCAACTCCCCCTGGCGTCTCGGGAGCTGGTCATCACCCACCTACATTCCTGCTGCATCCACCCCTCCTGCACATAACCTGTTGGACTTCATTCCTCTTACATGAAAATTATTGCTTTACTTTCTCTTGTGGTTTTATTTTGCTGCATCTTTCTTTCTGGGTGAAAATTGTTGCTCTCTTCtgcaaaaaattaaatgtttatcCTGTATTTCTACACAGTGAGTTCTGGTTAAAGATTTGTTTTCCATATTGTTGGAAAGTTCTGAATTCTGATACAGTTTCCCCCTCAAAATTCTTTCATTTCCATCTCCATGGGTAAACATTGGTAAATCCTTTCGCTCTGTGGATGAATTGTTTGCTCTGGTTGGATATAAACTGTTATTTGAAAACTATTATCCTTCTTTCCCCTCTATATCATTTAAAAATTCTCTACATTgatgaaaatttgtttttttttctttctgtgtgCTTctcatgttttctttctttttcaattttgttATTTTACTATTGAGAAGTTTAGATTAGTTTATTAAAGGTTACGTTGCTCAGGTAATAAATTTAGTCATCTACTCCAATGTTGCAGTAGAAAAATGAACCATTTGGCCCAACTGGTGTATCTGCATTATTGATTCGTGTATATATTCTTGTGTCCTGGAAAAATAATTCTTCCTAATTCCTTACTGGAAATAATTGCATTTTAATCATATTTATGTCTCTTAGTTTTAATCTTCCCTGCAAGTGGAATTATCCCTACAAACTGaatgctctagattccagcacctgTGGCTTTTGTATTTTTCTTGTCTAAATCTTTTCATATCTATTtagaaaatgatttttttcttggaGGCAGGGAAGCAAGTATTAAGTATAGTTAGATGAAATATTCCCCATGATTGGAATTATTGCAGTCTTCCATTCTTTTCTGTTTCTTCTAAAATGGAGGAAcacttattttatttcagatgaaaGAATCATAGTTGTTTTAGTACTTTTGCTTTTATAAGATGTCTACATGTTTGTAAGAATTCTTACTCTGGGCAAGATAAAAGGTGAGTGACTATTGCTGTAGCCGGGTGTTTCTCTAATTAATCACACGCTTATGTCAAGGGCTTACTAATTGCATTTCACTTTGACAACAATGGACATGAACCCTCGCAGCCACAGTTAAGAGTTGGTGGTAAATGCTAAGAGGATTATTTGCTGATGTTTGACCCGACCTGAAGAGATCTTGTGGAATCAATGTTGAAGACTGTCACAACACTACCCTTTGACTAGAAACAGCTGAACCATCCCTCATGGAGGATCAAGCAGAAGATGATTTTTTTTGAGTTCAACTATCAGCCAGTCTCTGGACTAGTCTTTGGGATATTTTTGGCCAATTTGGATAGTCGTCCTAGACATTTTGGAAAAGGATTTTGGAAGGTCAAGTAGAAGAACTTCCTCATGTCTGAACAGGTTCCATGTGCACTGTTCCTTCCATTTTTATGTaaatttcaagttcattatctgactgtacatattacAACCCGAGAGAGAAAGAGCAATATCAAAGCTAGGAAACAATCATACATTAAGTTTTCATAATAGtagaacacaaaattctgcagtcaCCGcgattgaattaaaaacacaatgctcgagaaactcaacccatcaaacagtgtactttatatagtaaaaataaaggtacataatcaacatttcagacgTGAGCTCCTtatcaagatataagcaaaatgtaggcaggcaccatgTACTTTAtaaggcaaagataaagataaataacccacatttgggcttgagcccttcaaggtatgagcaaaatgaacctgagcctacctacattttactcatgccttgatgaaggacgcaagcccgaaatgttgttaTGTAGGAAAATGGCAGTGCTTCTGGAACTGCTCTAACAGCAGCCCTGCCATTGGTGCGTCCCACGGAGGTCGAAGAGGAGTCACAGTTCTCTCGCAGGATCTGACTGCCCATTCAGACCGCCGTCAGTTCCACTCAGACTTCAAATAGTCTATTAAAGGAGCCGTCGGTGCTTTTATTTGAAAATCCTGTGACCGCGggatctggcccaagatggcagtgtctcTGATTGTCAGCAGAGTCCGTGGAAGGAGAGGTCAccagaaaaattgggaaaccacaccatttgaggagaagcagaagagacgatCCACGGGACGGTGACCTCAACAGTGAACtaattctgcagctgaagaacacacaggcggcaggCAGTTGGCGACTCaaagcgaggaacccacacaggctgcgagctgctggcAACTGCGATTTAGGGATTCACACTGGGTTGCAGACTGCTAGGACTGGCTGAAGGGTAACCAGGTGTTAggactgggatgcgagagggtgccaaaggACCTGAGGGGTCCTGATCATGTAGGAGGATCAGATCTGGAGCACGGGCTCCTGATGATTTGAACTGGACTCTGCATGGCTGGTGGGGcttgcgggagtgctggaggtgaaaccGTGGACACATGGTGACTTTGAGGAGAttttcttttgattctctttctctgactgtaaaaagttttttcaggcaatttctgccgatggcgaatctgtctgctttatggcagatGATATCAAAATTTCATGTACTATTGCactctattacatgacaataaattgaatcttgtatcttcatctgtttgacctgctgagtttctccagcacttttttaaaaaaaaaattctcttaaaTAAGGACAAAATGTTGATGATGTTTTAACCAAGGGCTTCACACAGGAAATGGTGGTAACTCTGATTAGTGTTTTGAGTTGAAGCctcttcatccagaagattccttCGCTCCAGCCCATAGACGCTGACCGACCCCGGTCAAGTCTGACGTTGCTTCTCCTTGACTGGGTTTGTCCTTGATTGACAGGTACTCTGTCCAATTGTGCGTCGAGATGGCAGAAATCAGGCGGGTACGGAGCTTTGACTGACGACCGCCTGAACCAATCATAAATTCTCTGGGCGAAGCTTGATAGGTTAGAACTGCTGTCTGTTGTCAAAGAAGCCAATAGGCGTGGCGGCTGACAGCAAAGAGCCAGTCAGAATAGAATAAAGGCGGGCCTCCGCGTCCCACCGCTTATAAAAGGAGGCAGCGACGGCGTTTTGCCGCAGTTGACAAGATGGCGCTAACGGAGGGGAAGGGGCGTAATGGCGGCACGGAGTCGCAAGGGAAACGAGGCCGTAACGACAAACTGTAAGTTCTCCGGCGGAGTCGAGGGCTCTGGGTTCATAATCGAAGGGGCTCCCGGTGTGTTTAAAGACAAGCAGTTTTAATGCCgcgtgtttgggggggggggggggggtgacgcaGTCTCCCGGTGCAGATGGCCGAGGGTTGAGGGTGGGCTCGTCACCGTCCCAGCCGAGCTCTCTACCCACTCTGCCTTTTCACGGCTGTCATCGGCACCAAGTTGTGGGCAGGCCTCGAGTGGTGGTGTCTGGCCATCGATGCGAAGGTCAATGTCGATGGGTGGGGTTCGTTCGGGTTCAAAGTACTGGCAGGGGGAAGGGTTGGGTTAGATGTCACTGAAATGTGGTTAACTTTTTGTTTAAGATCATCGGCTAATAATTTCCATCACTTCAGGAAGCAAAGGTCGGATCTCTGAACGAAGGTTGATCTGATTGATCCCCAAGGGCGTTTGACTCCTCACTCATCTAGGGCAgttctccctgcccctccctctcgtCGTATGAGTTTGGTGAACTCCACACTACAGTAGTCTACAATCCTGAATCCCCTTTGGATGGGCGTTGATTTCTTGAAAACCTTATCCTCAAGATCAAGTGACAAATGTGGatgcccctaccccccccccccccccccccccccccccggtcacaGCACGAATTCAAAAGGATCCCCCACTTCCCAAATAATGTGATATAAACTGGGTGCACagccgatgccgctttagttgcccattcagagccagctcttcagcgcttgacgtcctgctttgcggaaactgccaaaatgtttggcctggaagtcagcctgaagaaaactgaggtcctccatcagccagctccccaccatgactaccagcccccccacatctccatcgggcacacaaaactcaaaacggtcaaccagtttacctatctcggctgcaccatttcatcagatgcaaggatcgacaatgagatagacaacagactcgccaaggcaaatagtgcctttggaagactacacaaaagagtctggaaaaacaaccaactgaaaaaccttacaaagataagcgtatacagagccgttgtcatacccacactcctgttcggctccgaatcatgggtcctctaccggcatcacctacggctcctggaacgcttccaccagcgttgtctccgctccatcctcaacatccattggagcgctttcatccctaacgtcgaagtactcgagatggcagaggtcgacagcatcgagtccacgctgctgaagatccagctgcgctggatgggtcacgtctccagaatggaggaccatcgccttcccaagattgtgttatatggcgagctctccactggccaccgtgacagaggtgcaccaaagaaaaggtacaaggactgcctaaagaaatctcttggtgcctgccacattgaccaccgccagtgggctggtatcgcctcaaaccgtgcatcttggcgcctcacagtttggcgggcagcaacctcctttgaagaagaccgcagagcccacctcactgacaaaaggcaaaggaggaaaaacccaacacccaaccccaacccaccaattttcccctgcatccgctgcaaccgtgtctgcctgtcccgcatcggacttgtcagcctcaaacgagcctgcagctgacgtggacttttaccccctccataaatcttcgtccgcgaagccaagccaaagaaaaaaacagcCAATGGTACTGATCAAGTGACAAATGTGGATGCCCCCCCCCCGTCACAGCGCGAATTCAAAAGGATCCCTCACTTCCCAAATAATGTGATATAAACTGGGTGCACAGCCAATGGTACTGATCAAGTGACAAATGTGGatgcccctacccccccccccccccccccgctctgtCACAGCATGAATTCAAAAGGATCCCCCACTTCCCAAATGATGTGATATAAACTGGGTGCACAGCCAATGGTACTGATCACTTGTCACCTTTTTGGCTGTAACATTAACAACTAGtgattccatttaaataaaaattgtgacaccattttatatttttggacatttcatttaatgcagaaaagattcttcGTGGGGCGAATCTGAACATGAACGTCGCATCTTCTACATGTAGAATGGGTAGTTGAGAGCGGTGTTCAAATGAGTGAGGCCAATGGGATGGATGGTTTAGGACTATTTTCCATTGTGTCTAGTTGGAATGGAATAAGACAGTTTAAACCAAAGGGCAGAATGCACTGCTGCAGTGAAGTCGCTTGGAACAATGGTTTGGATTTTGTGGTTTGCAGTCATGACGCAGTGAAATTGCCAACATCTTTTAGGAATGTTTAAAGACTAGCTGGAATATGGCAGTATAATTGGTATGCACCTAGTTTATATAACATTATTTGCGAAATTGGGGATCCTTTTGAATTCGTGGTGTGAGAGAGGGGGTAGGGGCATCCACATTTGTTACTTGATCTTGAGGATAAGGTTTTCAAGAAATCAATCCTCAATGCTGCTGTTCTGACTGCTGTATCAAATATGGTAGAGTTAATGGGCTGGAAAAAAGTTGATTTTAGAAGAAACGAGGTTTTGGATGGAACAAGGAGCATTTTTAGAACTTGTCACTAAAGTTAAATTTTGTCAAGATCCAGTGATTTTCTTATTGGGTTATATATGTGGGACAAGGGTGAAACTTAACGGTTCAAAAGAAATTTATGAAAATTGCAGTACCAGGGTCAAGAAAATTTATAGCAGTTACACTTTTGGGAATGGACAGATGACGTGCTGAACGtgaaatacatagttgtatacCTCTTCAGAAAATTACttaacaatttaagaaataagacactttaaaaaaaaaataaaaatttggtgcccatatttacatattgtaggtGTTATTTTATGAAAGCTATCCCAAAACCACAGAACCTCATCAACACCTTAGAATTAGTATATATTTAATAATGTAAAGGCAATACTTAACAGAATGTATTGAAATTTTAGTAACCAGGTGTCTTTTTTCTCTGGGTCATTtgctgggaaggggtgaggggttgGAGCACGTGCTACTGATTTGAGACATATGAGGGATATTTTCTGTATCTGGATATTAATGCATGTatagaatatttaaaaaagaagcaAGGTCATGACTGAAATTAATTTTGAAGCTCCAGTGCATGTGGGGATCAGAAGGTAACAGTAGAACATGGAAGGTTCCACAGATTAGATAGCCTGTTCCCACTCCTAGTTCTTGTAACAGCATTGGAATAATGAAATGTACACAGAAATAGTTGTTAGGAAGGGTTTTGCGGCAGATAGATTAAGATGGAGACAGTTAATTAGGTTCATTTTCTATGATCTGTAGATTAAACCTTTGGATAAGAGCTGGGAGTTAATAATGCCTGACTTATTCTCTTCATTTTTAACATGGGAACTTTAGAATAAATGGAACAACTGTACTAAATGTCCATGTTTCATTTAAAATTTGTTCTGTTACAGGCTAAATTCAGTTGATTTATCCTGCAAACTGACGAAAGAGAAATCCAATATAGGTAAGTGTGGACTTGAGGGTTTTTTCATCATTGCAGAGAAATGTAACTTTTCATGGTTGTATTGATAAGAAAAGTTATAGTCTCATGTTTATTAACTAGAGTacaataattaaaattaattcacACAAGAACCAGGGGAATATTGAAAATAGTTTTGTGCATTGAGATATTCTTTAGATTTTGTTGCTTGAAAAGAAAATGGAAACATGTACAATAAAACCCACGGCATCTGGCAGCTACGgtattggtagatgttggatatgcaacttttccagttgcttgaggctcactcttacaatgcctattataccagcattaagaataaacagcttaaaaaacagaagacagtgcaaaatgtaaagtcgtttggggggaaaaaaaacctatcaGTATTGTAGTTCTTAATTAGTGTAAATTTCACtgtaatcaggtaattcctgtaatttacaaaatttaagtttaaattcgaaccctggtcactggcactgtaactgcaTTGTGCTAACTATGCTTCCATCATAATTAGCTCCCTTCTCCCAGGTTTACAGCTAAAGCCTTAGACTTGCTAGGCAggaatagggagacactttgggagagtcaccccagcgggagagtcaccccagcggtGAATGGCAtctgccagctcttcatcctgtgtgatgccattttattccaaCTTTATTCAGATGGTTGCTGCGGATGGAGCATGACTGGGGtattctgctggctgaatgtttactCCCATCTTCAAGGGTTTGGGTGTTTTGTAAACAatctatttttacaattttaaacttttatttccatttttatctattatttattttaattttatttatttcctccattttttttctgcttgCTTGGGGTTGTcggtttgcttgaattctggaaaacTGGGATTTTACTTCATATGGAATTGCCTTTAAAGGGAATGGAATCTATTACTTAATTGATAAGGAAATTATTCAGAGGAATGAACAATTGAATTTAAAGAGTCAACACAGCTGGAATGTTTCTTGCTCCTTGATTCAAAGAAATGGAGTTGTATTTAGTTTTATCTCTGAATTAGTATAGTACTGTAAAAATAGCAGCCGTTGAAATTTGGCTGTATTGCACTATATATAGTTAAGTTCCTGTGTTCAATataattaaatgtaattttatttcaGGTAAAAATAAATTGCACAAAGATCTGGAACATGAACAAATGTTTAAAATGGATGTTGGAATGAAATTGGGAACAGATAGATCCAGTGCACAGAAGCAAAAGGCTGAGAAAATAGCTGCTGGCATGGATGAATTAAGGCTTGCTTCTCCTGATAAGATTCAAAAAAATAAGAGACCATCACGGTCCAGGACTCCTGGTTTCCTGAAATCTAAAATCTCCAGGGCAAGTTCAGTATCATCTTTGGGAAGCTCTCGATCGTCCTCTGCCAGCTCACGATCGGACTCTGTTTCGTCCTCTTCCAGTAGTTTTCGATCCGATTCAGTGTCCTCTTCTGGTCGTTCTCGATCAAGTTCTGTTTCTTCAGCTAGTTCTCGATCCAGTTctgtatcatcatcatcatctgaaAGCTCCAGATCAAGTTCTGTGTCCTCTTCAGGCAGTTCCCAATTTGATTCATTGCCCTCTTTAGAAAAGAATCACCCAAGTTCAAATTATGCAACTTTGACTTCAAGGCCCAGATATTCATCACGAGAGGAGAAATACAGAAGATCAAGGCAAATCCGTTCAAGGTCCAGATCTCGAAGCTTGTCAAAGTCTTGCTACCGACAATCCAGGTATCGTGTGTCCTATCGATCACCATTCAGGTACAGATCAAGATCCAGATCTAGATCAAGGTCCAACTTGAGACGTAGAAGATCCCGGTCAGGGTCAAGGTCAAGTTATTCATCTCGATTTCCGAAGAACTGCCATAATTCGGTGGACAAAACCCAACCATTACACAGAAGAAGTCGAAGCAGATCCTGGGAAAGATCTATTCACTTAACACAAAAAGGTAGGATATGTTGAAATGGGGATGTGGAGAAAGTAAGATCATAATAGGAGTGGGAGTAACTATTGCCTTGATTTTTGGACTTCAACTAGATTACTATTAATATTCTGTCTCAATGTTTTCCTACTGGAATGGATCTTTTCATTTGCAAAAGTTGAATGAATTCACTAACTGAGCTGAATGAACTTTCAATTAGTGTGAGATGATGCCTTGCACTGTAATTACTTTTCCTTTTAACACCATCTACAGTTTTTTATTGCAACACACTTTATTCTTCCACTGCCTTGCTGTATTGTGTAAAGGTTGAATTGGCTGGATAGCATACAAAACTcagttacaggtacacaatcctttatctggacatctaaaatctggaaagcaccaaaatctggcaagtaggGACCGGCGGTTGGAGGAGGCGGCCAGGGGActggcggccgagggactggaagagggtgggggtggatgcggtagcacaattcgggtgggctttccgaagtccggaaaaatccgaaattcggaacacaccgtcccccaagggttccggataaaggattgtgttccTGTATTGCATTAATTTGTAATCTAAATCACTTTGATAgtgttaaattttattttctaattttggATAGAAACTATTTTGCTACACATTACTAAACAATTCCTTCCACAATAATTTGTAGTTTGTAGGTctaaagattcaccaccctttaaaCTGAGGAAATTCTCCTTGTTTTGGGACAAAATGACCAAATGTGAATGTTCTCAGCTCAGGGAGCATCTCCAAAATGTACCCATTAAGCCTTTTAAGAATTTTGTCTGTTTCATTAAGGTTGTCTTGCTCTAAATTCCTAAAGGCctagcctgtttgactctccagTCATTCAAGGGATCAGTAAATGCAGTAATTTGTGCTCATCCTCCacattccagtttccttccatttgCCTGCTACATCCACATCTTGACTTTTAATGGCTTGTGTTCAAGGCATCCAGATCCCTTTAAACACAAGCACTTccagatttttattttattttaatacaatctGCCATTTTATTTTGCCAACTGAAGTAATTAATCTTGTATTTTCCACATTGCCATCTGTCACGTAGTTGCCCTCAAACTCGGGTCATGTATACTCTGCTAAAGCCTCTATACATCATTGGAGCAGGAGGTCATGTGTCCAGTCAAACATGCTCCTCCATTTAATTAGATCAAGGCTGAACCTAAAATTCATCATTTTGGTTTCCTTTCAGATAAAAAGACGTTGCTAGAAATAGCAAAGGCAAATGCTAGCAAATTATTTGGAAAAGACAGCATCCAGTTGCCACCTAGCCTGAGGTCTACCAGTCTCAAAGAtgagaattttaattttaacattgcaGCAAAAGAGGTGACGGGAAGGGTGAGTgattattgttttaatataattCTAATGTTTTTGCATGTTGGAATATAGAGGGAGGCTACTTCTATCCAAATTTTTGAACACCAATTCTTGCATATTGGTTGGTCTTGATTATTAAGTTGCTGTATCTATTTAAATACATTTTGACTCTTTTGCAGACTGGTGTTCCTGCGGTGGGGTAGAATAAATTTTGTGAGTTGTACTCCTTTTCTAGCTCAACTGTTGTTGCACTGGTTTGTTATCCAAATTACTTTGATCAAGTTCAATTTATTCTCTAATTTCTGATGGAAACCAAATATAAGAagcttgcaggtgtagtcattccTAATAGACCATAGTAGAAATGTTTTGCTCTCTTATGCTGTAAGAAAATCTCACGTAGTTCTTTGCAAACTCTGGACATTCCCTAAAGTGCTTAACTCTCAACTAAGTGCTTTCAAGTGTATTTACTGTTCATAAATTGGAGATTGTAATATGCAGTAATGATTCAGCTAGCTTTGTAGTTTTAGTCAACTTGTCATTCAAACACTTTCCAGATAAAAGCTTTAAGTTTAGTTTGTATGACTTGATTTATTTCTGTTTTATAGAAGCCTTGAAATGGACTGCTCTTCTTGGAAGATGTGAGGTGGTATTTTTGTATCTGTATGTGTGCAGTGATTAGGGGCAGTTTAgccaaagtacattttaaaaatacaaaaggtgTGATGTAGGTGAACCTAGCTATTGTGTATCACCAAAAAAATCTATAAATGGAGGTGTATTTTTGCTACTAAAAATAATTGCCTTTCCACATCTATACTTTAGGGGTGAAGCATTGTCTTTTTTTTGATCAGGAAGTTTGTGACCTCTTAGGCCATCTAGAAGTATAGGGAGAATGGAGAAACTTGTTGTATTTCTTCCCTATCAAATGCCAAGACATTGCAAAATGTGAGTTTTCACTCTTTTGTCTCCTAAATAGGCTGGTCACAATGCATCTTAATTCAGACTGATTTTTAATACACTAGTGTTAATAGaaattaaagtggaatgtgagccATGTCCATTTTCtgtaatataaatttataaaagtagCTGCTTTAATAACTAAAATATGGTGTAACTATAGCTCAAACAGCCCCAACAGAAAGGTATATGTGCCTCTTTCCATTCATCTACTTCATTGTGGCCTTTCAGTGTACTTCCCCATTTTCCCCTTTTTATCTTCTGAAAGCTATTTCACTTGACTACTTCTGTGGCACTAAGTTTCACCTAGTAATTACTGAGTAGCCAATAGGTTTTGTGTTCTATTTATGGATTTCTAATTTGATTCCCAAACTCCCAAGCAATCTCTACATAATCTCTCCAATTCATCCATACTTTAAAAATGTCTTGAGTCTCCCCTCTGCCCAAACTGTCATCAAACTGTATCATCTTTCCTCTCTTGCACAGACACAAGTGATTCCATATTCTGTCTCCAGGATGGAGACCAAACTATGCACTCAGCCCCAGCAGGGGCCTTGTATAAACTTGGGAAACAAATTGTAACTagcatttttaaattattttaatgacTTTTTTTGTGCATTGTTTATCACTTTCTAAGGTGGAGTAATACTTTTTTGATTGGAGTGAATTGCAAATTTGAtgaatttcatttgccatttaacTGTTCAACTTCCAATATTACACTCCTGTGTTGGGTGattttagtattttttcaatttttttattaatattgaaatttcacatccaaaaatacatgttaaaagtcaaaaTGATACACTTAAaccatatcatttcatccaaggtactc contains the following coding sequences:
- the rsrp1 gene encoding arginine/serine-rich protein 1 isoform X3, coding for MALTEGKGRNGGTESQGKRGRNDKLLNSVDLSCKLTKEKSNIGKNKLHKDLEHEQMFKMDVGMKLGTDRSSAQKQKAEKIAAGMDELRLASPDKIQKNKRPSRSRTPGFLKSKISRASSVSSLGSSRSSSASSRSDSVSSSSSSFRSDSVSSSGRSRSSSVSSASSRSSSVSSSSSESSRSSSVSSSGSSQFDSLPSLEKNHPSSNYATLTSRPRYSSREEKYRRSRQIRSRSRSRSLSKSCYRQSRYRVSYRSPFRYRSRSRSRSRSNLRRRRSRSGSRSSYSSRFPKNCHNSVDKTQPLHRRSRSRSWERSIHLTQKDKKTLLEIAKANASKLFGKDSIQLPPSLRSTSLKDENFNFNIAAKEVTGRTGVPAVG
- the rsrp1 gene encoding arginine/serine-rich protein 1 isoform X4, with product MALTEGKGRNGGTESQGKRGRNDKLLNSVDLSCKLTKEKSNIGKNKLHKDLEHEQMFKMDVGMKLGTDRSSAQKQKAEKIAAGMDELRLASPDKIQKNKRPSRSRTPGFLKSKISRASSVSSLGSSRSSSASSRSDSVSSSSSSFRSDSVSSSGRSRSSSVSSASSRSSSVSSSSSESSRSSSVSSSGSSQFDSLPSLEKNHPSSNYATLTSRPRYSSREEKYRRSRQIRSRSRSRSLSKSCYRQSRYRVSYRSPFRYRSRSRSRSRSNLRRRRSRSGSRSSYSSRFPKNCHNSVDKTQPLHRRSRSRSWERSIHLTQKEALKWTALLGRCEEVLNIRSLPKKRPTFFEDKSIGFNSLEYTVSTWLHTVVHFSSHF
- the rsrp1 gene encoding arginine/serine-rich protein 1 isoform X5, whose amino-acid sequence is MALTEGKGRNGGTESQGKRGRNDKLLNSVDLSCKLTKEKSNIGKNKLHKDLEHEQMFKMDVGMKLGTDRSSAQKQKAEKIAAGMDELRLASPDKIQKNKRPSRSRTPGFLKSKISRASSVSSLGSSRSSSASSRSDSVSSSSSSFRSDSVSSSGRSRSSSVSSASSRSSSVSSSSSESSRSSSVSSSGSSQFDSLPSLEKNHPSSNYATLTSRPRYSSREEKYRRSRQIRSRSRSRSLSKSCYRQSRYRVSYRSPFRYRSRSRSRSRSNLRRRRSRSGSRSSYSSRFPKNCHNSVDKTQPLHRRSRSRSWERSIHLTQKDKKTLLEIAKANASKLFGKDSIQLPPSLRSTSLKDENFNFNIAAKEVTGRKP
- the rsrp1 gene encoding arginine/serine-rich protein 1 isoform X1, translating into MALTEGKGRNGGTESQGKRGRNDKLLNSVDLSCKLTKEKSNIGKNKLHKDLEHEQMFKMDVGMKLGTDRSSAQKQKAEKIAAGMDELRLASPDKIQKNKRPSRSRTPGFLKSKISRASSVSSLGSSRSSSASSRSDSVSSSSSSFRSDSVSSSGRSRSSSVSSASSRSSSVSSSSSESSRSSSVSSSGSSQFDSLPSLEKNHPSSNYATLTSRPRYSSREEKYRRSRQIRSRSRSRSLSKSCYRQSRYRVSYRSPFRYRSRSRSRSRSNLRRRRSRSGSRSSYSSRFPKNCHNSVDKTQPLHRRSRSRSWERSIHLTQKDKKTLLEIAKANASKLFGKDSIQLPPSLRSTSLKDENFNFNIAAKEVTGRKHINESEDEEPVQKLQSAPTRLETNHWIAFSMKNAVAKPLNQKPSNGPVKGSPENKRKGSPYGQWILVQSGCKNGEKTKAR
- the rsrp1 gene encoding arginine/serine-rich protein 1 isoform X2 encodes the protein MALTEGKGRNGGTESQGKRGRNDKLLNSVDLSCKLTKEKSNIGKNKLHKDLEHEQMFKMDVGMKLGTDRSSAQKQKAEKIAAGMDELRLASPDKIQKNKRPSRSRTPGFLKSKISRASSVSSLGSSRSSSASSRSDSVSSSSSSFRSDSVSSSGRSRSSSVSSASSRSSSVSSSSSESSRSSSVSSSGSSQFDSLPSLEKNHPSSNYATLTSRPRYSSREEKYRRSRQIRSRSRSRSLSKSCYRQSRYRVSYRSPFRYRSRSRSRSRSNLRRRRSRSGSRSSYSSRFPKNCHNSVDKTQPLHRRSRSRSWERSIHLTQKEALKWTALLGRCEKHINESEDEEPVQKLQSAPTRLETNHWIAFSMKNAVAKPLNQKPSNGPVKGSPENKRKGSPYGQWILVQSGCKNGEKTKAR